From a single candidate division WOR-3 bacterium genomic region:
- a CDS encoding MFS transporter, with protein MITGQRSKRTTLLNLSSFQILTMFRRGLFYSYLSIYLRFFLGLSVTETTLFATLPMVLNVVFQRFVWGALSDKYQKRRTYIIMGEVLAAVGTLLVWYLHKLPESRSTAGYIIIIGLSVVEIFWSMSNIGWSAIISDLYPEGERTGVQGKLSSLGAIGRIVGVLIGGLAYDGLARYYEGWGFDNGFLFFVASGIMLVSTIPMFFVPEGGVSAGQPQSSSTHTHARTLSRVFAVFMLAMIFINFGRNSIAIIKAQYLSLDTGFNVSSQVLSYIVNMESLAIFIVGLFISRLSKSYKDATLLFAGATVAIFSLVGFALASTLPLIYVCNFLLGVSMVIILSASYSYASQLIPPDRRGKQFAWFNATFFLSWGMAATIVSGPIVDLLIRSGASEVFAYRMSFFASALLVVIGLLILFLADRMRRHAIEDRPQS; from the coding sequence ATGATCACCGGCCAAAGATCAAAAAGGACGACCCTGCTCAATCTTTCATCATTCCAGATCCTGACAATGTTCCGAAGAGGTCTGTTCTACAGCTATCTTTCGATATATCTCCGGTTTTTCCTCGGTTTGAGCGTGACCGAAACGACTCTCTTTGCCACCCTGCCTATGGTGCTCAACGTGGTCTTCCAAAGATTCGTGTGGGGAGCACTTTCGGACAAGTATCAAAAGAGAAGAACATATATTATTATGGGCGAGGTGCTGGCAGCAGTCGGCACGCTGCTTGTCTGGTATCTTCATAAACTCCCGGAATCCAGGTCTACCGCAGGGTATATCATCATCATCGGCCTGTCAGTGGTCGAGATATTCTGGTCTATGTCCAACATCGGATGGAGCGCGATCATCTCCGACCTGTATCCGGAAGGTGAACGTACCGGCGTCCAGGGTAAACTTTCCAGTCTCGGCGCCATTGGTAGAATAGTCGGCGTACTGATCGGCGGCCTGGCATATGACGGGCTTGCCCGCTATTACGAGGGATGGGGGTTTGACAACGGATTTCTCTTCTTCGTCGCATCCGGGATAATGCTCGTATCGACCATTCCCATGTTCTTCGTACCAGAAGGCGGCGTAAGTGCCGGGCAGCCACAGAGTTCAAGCACGCATACCCACGCAAGGACGCTCTCGCGCGTGTTCGCGGTATTCATGCTGGCGATGATCTTCATCAATTTCGGCCGTAATTCGATCGCTATCATAAAGGCACAATACCTGTCCCTCGACACCGGATTCAACGTATCGAGCCAGGTCCTCAGCTACATAGTGAATATGGAGTCACTTGCCATCTTCATCGTTGGATTGTTCATTTCGCGATTGTCGAAATCGTACAAGGACGCTACCCTGCTGTTCGCCGGTGCGACGGTCGCAATCTTCAGCCTAGTCGGGTTTGCGCTAGCTTCAACATTGCCCCTCATCTACGTGTGCAACTTCCTTCTCGGTGTCTCCATGGTCATCATTCTATCGGCATCATACTCCTACGCCTCACAATTGATCCCTCCGGACCGTCGCGGCAAACAATTCGCCTGGTTCAATGCTACGTTCTTTCTCAGCTGGGGCATGGCAGCGACCATCGTCTCCGGGCCAATCGTTGACCTGCTGATAAGGTCTGGCGCCTCCGAGGTGTTCGCCTACCGGATGTCATTCTTTGCTTCGGCGCTGCTGGTGGTGATCGGATTGCTGATACTATTCCTTGCCGACCGCATGAGGCGACACGCAATAGAAGATCGCCCGCAATCATAG